In the genome of Nocardioides sp. NBC_00368, the window AAGGGCCTGGCCGGGCCGAAGGTGCACCAGAAGCGGCTCCCGCAGGGAGCGCCCGACTGGATCGAGACCGTACGCCTCTACTTCCCGCGCTGGGGCCGCACGGCCGACGAGCTGTGCGTGACCGAGCTCGGCGCGGTGATCTGGGCGGTCCAGATGTCGACGGTCGAGTTCCACCCCTGGAACAGCCGCCGCGAGGACACCGAGAAGCCCGACGAGTGGCGCATCGACCTCGACCCCGGTCCCGACTGCCCGTTCTCGACGGTGCAGACCGTCGCCGGCGTGGTCCGCGAGATCCTCGACGAGCTCGGCGCGGTCGGCTACCCGAAGACGAGTGGCGGCTCCGGGATGCACGTGTATGTCCGGATCCCGGCTGAGCACGGGTTCCAGGACGTACGCCGCGCCGCGCACGCCTTCGCCCGCGAGGTCGAGCGCCGGGCACCGAAGCTGGTGACCACCGCATGGTGGCGCAAGGATCGCGACCCGGCGCAGCTGTTCGTCGACTACAACCAGAACACCCGGGACCACACGATCGCGTGCGCCTACTCGATCCGCGGCGTCGCCGACGGCAGGGTCTCCACCCCGATCGCCTGGGAGGAGACCAAGGACGTCGACCCGCGCGACTTCACGATGCGTACGGTGCCTGCGCGGTTCGCGGAGATCGGTGACCTCCACGCCGACATCGACGACCATCCGTTCTCGATCGAGCCGCTGCTCGAATGGGCCGCCCGCGACGAGCGTGACGGGGCGGGGACGCCTCCCGAGGAGGAGTGACCCTCACCAGACCTCGAGTCGCTCGCCCAGGGTGCGCCCGAGCTCCTTGGAGTAGGTGGCGGTGAGGTGGTGGCCGTCGCGGTGCGTGATCGTGTCGCCGACGACCGTCGTGCAGATGCCGACGCTGTCACAGAACATGTCGTCGAGGTCGACGGTCTCGACACGAGCGGACTTGGCCGCCTGGATCTGCAGGTCGGCGCCGTCCTGCTGGCTCTCGAGCGGCTTGTAGGTGCAGGGCGAGAGCGTCTTGTTGCTGCTCAGGCAGGTGGCCGGGTCGAACTCGAGCGCCGGGACGTCGCGCAGCCACACGGTGCGCTTGGCGACGGGCTTCACCTGCGCCAGCAGCCGCTGGTAGCCGCGGTAGACGGCGCGGCGTACGTCCTCACGGTCGGTGTGGCGGCCCGAGGAGTCGTGGTAGGCGGCGCTGATCGGGCGCGAGGAGATCAGCAGCAGGTCGGGACGGAGCTTCTTGACCGAGGAGAGCATGAAGTCGTGGAAGTCGTCGCACGAGGTCATCGGGTCGGTGCTGTCGATCTTGTCGGGCGTCACCAGCGAGACGGTGCACTGCGGCATCGCCAGCACATAGGCGCGGTAGCCGGAGCGCTCGGCGATCTCCTCGACGGCGGGTGTCCAGTGGCGGGCATGGGAGTCGCCGATGATCACCATCGTCTTCTCGGCGTCGACGTCCCCGCGCGGGCACAGCTTGCGTACGTTGGTCGCGTAGTAGTTGCACGCACCGACAGTCTCGACGTCGTCGGAGAGGTTGGTGAGCCCCGGCTTCAGGTTGGTGGGGATGGGCTGGTTCTTGCGGGCGGCGAGCACCGAGGCCTTCAGCAGGGCCGGGAGCGGGTCGGGCTCCTGCGCCTTGGCCGCCGGCGGTGCGTCGCTCGACGCCGGGCGATCGGGCTGCTCGGAGTCCTTGGACTGCTCGGCGGAGGCGGAGGCGGAGGCGGAGGAGTCCGCCTCGGCCAGCGTGATCGCCGGCTGGTAGCCGTCGCGAGCGGCCCCGGTGGCGTAGGAGTTGGCCCCGAAGCAGGTCACCGCGACCAGGGTGATGCTCAGCGGGTAGAGCGCGACCGGGCCCAGCGAGCCCGCCCTGCGCAGCGCCGGGCGGTGCCACAGGACGCCGCGCCGGAACGGCTCCTCGACGAAGCGGTAGGAGAGGCCCGCCAGGCCGAACGCGAGTGCCACGAGGAGCACCTGCTCCCACCAGTGCAGCTCACGGCCCAGCTGCAGCTCGGCGAGGACCAGCACCGGGAAGTGCCACAGGTAGAGCGAGTAGGACCAGTTGCCGATCACCTGCAGCGGCGGCACCGACAGCAGCCTGCCGACCACCGTCGGGCCGTGCCACAACGTGCCGGCCACGATGATGAAGACGCTGCCGAGGACGGGCACGAGCGCCGGGGTGCCCGGGAACGGGGTCGCGTCGTTGAACTGCAGGCAGGCGCACACGATGAAGAACATCCCGAACGCGGAGAGCACCTGCGCCCGCCAGCGTGCGGTCGCGTCCTGCGGCCCGTCGTCGCGGAACGCGATCGCCGCGATCGCGCCCAGGCCGAGCTCCCAGGCGCGGGTGAAGGGCGAGAAGTACGCCGCCTCCGGGCTGGTCCGGGTCAGCACCGCCGAGGCGAGCAGCGATGCCACGATCACGACACCGAGCGCGATGACCAGCACACGCCTGCGCCCGCGCGGGTCGGGCTCGGCCTGCTTGCTGCGCCGCTTCAGCACCCACAGGCAGCCCAGGATCATCAGCGGCCAGACCAGGTAGAACTGCTCCTCCACCGCGAGCGACCAGAAGTGCTGGAGCGGCGACGGCGGCAGCGCGGCCGAGAAGTAGTCGGTCTCCAGCGCCGCGAACCGGAAGTTGGCGGCGAACGCCGCTGACCACAGCGCATCGAGGGCGATCTCACGGGTGCGTACGAAGCCGAGGAAGAACGCGGCGTAGACCACCGTCGCGAGCAGGACCACGGTCGCCGCGGGCAGGATCCGCCGGGCCCGGCGAGCGTAGAAGCCGAGCAGGCTGACCCGGCCCTCGGTGCGCACCTGCCGCATCAGCTGCTGGGTGATCAGGAAGCCCGAGATCGCGAAGAAGACGTCGACGCCGACGAAGCCGCCGGTCAGCGACCCGAAGCCGACGTGGAGCGCGACGACCGCGAGCACCGCGATCGCGCGCAGGCCCTGGATGTCGAGGCGTTGCCGAGACGAGGTCGCGCTCCCGGTCGTCGAGCTCACGGGCAGCCGCACCTCCCTCAGCCAA includes:
- the ligD gene encoding non-homologous end-joining DNA ligase gives rise to the protein MTKASPSVEIEVDNRVVRISNPDRVYFPETGATKLDVAQYYLAVGPGIVNALWERPCMLHRFPKGLAGPKVHQKRLPQGAPDWIETVRLYFPRWGRTADELCVTELGAVIWAVQMSTVEFHPWNSRREDTEKPDEWRIDLDPGPDCPFSTVQTVAGVVREILDELGAVGYPKTSGGSGMHVYVRIPAEHGFQDVRRAAHAFAREVERRAPKLVTTAWWRKDRDPAQLFVDYNQNTRDHTIACAYSIRGVADGRVSTPIAWEETKDVDPRDFTMRTVPARFAEIGDLHADIDDHPFSIEPLLEWAARDERDGAGTPPEEE
- a CDS encoding acyltransferase family protein; this encodes MSSTTGSATSSRQRLDIQGLRAIAVLAVVALHVGFGSLTGGFVGVDVFFAISGFLITQQLMRQVRTEGRVSLLGFYARRARRILPAATVVLLATVVYAAFFLGFVRTREIALDALWSAAFAANFRFAALETDYFSAALPPSPLQHFWSLAVEEQFYLVWPLMILGCLWVLKRRSKQAEPDPRGRRRVLVIALGVVIVASLLASAVLTRTSPEAAYFSPFTRAWELGLGAIAAIAFRDDGPQDATARWRAQVLSAFGMFFIVCACLQFNDATPFPGTPALVPVLGSVFIIVAGTLWHGPTVVGRLLSVPPLQVIGNWSYSLYLWHFPVLVLAELQLGRELHWWEQVLLVALAFGLAGLSYRFVEEPFRRGVLWHRPALRRAGSLGPVALYPLSITLVAVTCFGANSYATGAARDGYQPAITLAEADSSASASASAEQSKDSEQPDRPASSDAPPAAKAQEPDPLPALLKASVLAARKNQPIPTNLKPGLTNLSDDVETVGACNYYATNVRKLCPRGDVDAEKTMVIIGDSHARHWTPAVEEIAERSGYRAYVLAMPQCTVSLVTPDKIDSTDPMTSCDDFHDFMLSSVKKLRPDLLLISSRPISAAYHDSSGRHTDREDVRRAVYRGYQRLLAQVKPVAKRTVWLRDVPALEFDPATCLSSNKTLSPCTYKPLESQQDGADLQIQAAKSARVETVDLDDMFCDSVGICTTVVGDTITHRDGHHLTATYSKELGRTLGERLEVW